The Cellulophaga sp. L1A9 genome window below encodes:
- a CDS encoding cell envelope biogenesis protein OmpA: MKNNLTYNVFFATMIAFSCYSTQAQDSDRMSKSEKIENTKRNENFKTLKNLGYSEKEIYEDLGNANFLSENYETALHWYTKLFKLSDGAGVRDSYVERYQYAMQKTGNEKATKFSKDRNWVASVKSDYKAESKETKFNDFYINPTASKKSIEEFVARETRQAITSENQVNSRKEELQIAITPDGTAAYFTKAIYVKPEYGVFSKKELVHKIFKAEKVSGQWKTVEEVALGPKNSSSMHPAISEDGKRLFFASDMPGTFGKFDIYVADLKSNGKFGAVKNLGKKVNTDENDLYPNIVGGTSLFFASNGHKGYGGLDVFMVEVANNRVGASVNLGSPINSSKDEFSLDIMNKNGTGYVLINRVEDKGAVERVAFSYSKSSNSFTPETKDDGILEAMNTESKINYATSIFEDK, encoded by the coding sequence ATGAAAAATAATTTAACCTACAACGTGTTTTTTGCAACAATGATTGCATTTTCATGCTACAGTACTCAAGCACAAGATTCTGATAGAATGTCAAAATCTGAAAAAATAGAAAACACAAAACGAAATGAAAATTTTAAGACTTTAAAGAACTTAGGATATTCAGAAAAAGAAATATATGAAGATTTGGGTAATGCCAATTTTTTAAGTGAAAACTATGAGACCGCATTACACTGGTACACGAAACTTTTTAAGTTAAGTGATGGAGCTGGAGTACGTGATAGTTATGTAGAGCGTTACCAATATGCTATGCAAAAGACAGGTAATGAGAAAGCAACAAAATTTTCTAAGGATAGAAATTGGGTTGCTTCCGTAAAATCTGATTATAAAGCAGAATCAAAGGAAACCAAATTCAACGATTTTTATATTAATCCAACAGCGAGCAAAAAATCAATTGAAGAATTTGTTGCTAGAGAAACGAGACAAGCAATAACGTCAGAAAATCAAGTAAATTCTAGAAAAGAAGAATTGCAAATTGCAATTACACCAGATGGTACTGCAGCATACTTTACAAAAGCAATATATGTAAAACCTGAATACGGTGTCTTTTCAAAAAAAGAATTAGTACATAAAATATTTAAAGCAGAAAAAGTATCAGGACAATGGAAAACGGTTGAAGAAGTAGCCTTGGGTCCTAAGAATTCGTCTTCAATGCATCCAGCAATTTCAGAAGATGGGAAACGATTATTTTTTGCATCAGACATGCCAGGTACCTTTGGTAAGTTTGATATTTATGTAGCAGATTTAAAATCAAACGGCAAGTTCGGTGCTGTTAAAAATTTAGGAAAGAAAGTCAATACAGATGAGAATGATCTGTATCCAAATATTGTGGGAGGGACTTCGCTATTTTTCGCCTCAAACGGGCATAAAGGCTATGGGGGACTAGATGTTTTTATGGTGGAAGTAGCTAATAACAGGGTTGGCGCTTCAGTCAACCTTGGTAGTCCCATTAATAGTTCAAAAGATGAATTCTCATTAGATATTATGAATAAAAACGGAACTGGTTATGTATTAATCAACCGTGTTGAAGATAAAGGCGCTGTAGAACGTGTAGCATTCAGCTATTCTAAGTCAAGTAATAGTTTTACCCCAGAAACTAAAGACGACGGCATATTAGAAGCAATGAATACAGAGTCTAAAATTAATTATGCGACCTCAATATTTGAAGATAAGTAG
- a CDS encoding type IX secretion system membrane protein PorP/SprF, translated as MNNVTNISNKITLVIVFIVMISFQSVLGQEEAISNFGTKTTYHNQLFFNRFLINPTFSLVRENKSYVNILHRNQYSTFEDNNQNYFIGFSNKINDHTALGLGVYSQWSGVVQEFGFNANYATSVQLGEKSNLTFGTNITYFSDGLDRNRVIADESDPELAQAKKESKIAIQPGVTLSIGKFDFSVYAQDLFKYNQSTNEFLTNFNDKSIKAALQYTHTIGATRGLFANGRFTPMIQVARNSDNSFTYVGSMVLELPKYGWLQSTFDADYGLSAGFGFNLSDKMSLGYLMEKDVANTEADLGWNHEVSVAYTFKNNKKTLADYVDNSQDSKVDAIIRNYEEQILRLMSAQEKQTKESEIENAVDDAENTVPVKSNKKGIPKKSRKTIERGAGSSGMAVNDAIEDVNSLAYENSLILDELIYRLDSLESTRNQEFERRFEDIVRVLKNEIKTASTSGTTNATYNNPNELIAATKAEIKKTYAINNDHAKKDYEKLSIKVLNEADIVGVKTGYYVIANVYKTEKYLNAFMKNLQNRGLNPKKFFNKENGLFYVYLADYEVKQEAETAYVSNLNGKYNDEKWIMQVDTMNSTATAANMYED; from the coding sequence ATGAACAACGTAACTAACATATCGAACAAAATTACCTTGGTAATTGTATTCATTGTAATGATCAGTTTTCAAAGTGTACTAGGTCAAGAAGAAGCAATATCAAATTTTGGTACTAAAACTACATACCACAATCAATTGTTTTTTAATAGATTTTTAATCAATCCTACTTTTTCATTGGTAAGAGAGAACAAATCTTATGTTAACATTTTACACAGAAATCAATACAGCACTTTTGAAGACAATAATCAAAATTACTTTATAGGGTTTAGTAATAAAATTAATGATCATACGGCATTAGGTTTAGGGGTATACAGCCAATGGTCAGGGGTAGTTCAAGAATTTGGTTTCAATGCAAATTATGCAACGTCAGTGCAATTAGGGGAAAAAAGTAACTTGACGTTTGGGACCAATATTACTTATTTTAGTGATGGTTTAGATAGAAACCGTGTCATAGCAGATGAAAGTGATCCTGAATTAGCGCAAGCTAAGAAAGAAAGTAAAATAGCGATTCAGCCAGGGGTTACTTTATCTATAGGAAAATTTGATTTTAGCGTATATGCACAAGATTTATTTAAATACAACCAATCTACAAACGAGTTTTTAACCAACTTTAATGATAAAAGTATAAAGGCAGCGTTACAGTATACGCACACCATCGGCGCAACTAGGGGGTTGTTTGCAAATGGGAGGTTTACACCAATGATACAAGTTGCACGTAATAGCGATAATAGCTTTACGTATGTAGGATCAATGGTTTTAGAGCTGCCTAAGTATGGTTGGTTACAATCAACGTTTGATGCAGATTATGGGCTTTCTGCAGGGTTTGGTTTTAATTTAAGTGATAAAATGTCTTTGGGATATTTGATGGAGAAAGATGTGGCGAACACGGAAGCGGATTTGGGGTGGAATCATGAAGTTTCCGTAGCCTACACTTTTAAGAATAATAAAAAGACTTTAGCAGATTATGTAGATAATTCTCAGGATAGCAAAGTAGATGCTATTATTAGAAACTATGAAGAGCAGATCCTTAGATTAATGTCGGCTCAAGAAAAACAAACGAAAGAATCTGAAATAGAGAATGCTGTTGATGACGCTGAAAATACGGTTCCGGTAAAATCAAATAAAAAAGGGATTCCTAAGAAAAGTAGAAAAACAATTGAAAGAGGCGCTGGTTCAAGTGGAATGGCCGTAAATGATGCTATAGAAGATGTAAACTCTTTAGCTTACGAAAACAGCTTAATCTTAGATGAATTAATCTATCGCTTAGATTCATTAGAGTCTACAAGAAATCAAGAGTTTGAAAGAAGATTTGAAGATATCGTTAGAGTTTTAAAAAATGAAATTAAAACAGCAAGTACTTCAGGGACAACTAATGCAACCTACAATAATCCTAATGAACTAATTGCAGCTACTAAAGCTGAAATTAAAAAGACATATGCTATCAATAATGATCACGCTAAAAAAGATTACGAAAAATTATCGATCAAAGTTTTAAACGAAGCAGATATAGTAGGAGTAAAGACAGGATATTATGTAATTGCAAATGTGTATAAAACAGAGAAGTATTTAAACGCTTTCATGAAGAACCTTCAAAATAGAGGTTTAAATCCTAAGAAGTTTTTTAATAAAGAAAACGGATTATTCTATGTGTACTTAGCAGATTACGAAGTAAAACAAGAAGCAGAAACAGCTTATGTTTCTAATCTAAACGGAAAATACAATGATGAAAAATGGATCATGCAAGTAGATACTATGAATTCTACTGCTACTGCAGCAAACATGTATGAAGATTAA
- a CDS encoding helix-turn-helix domain-containing protein — translation MNANYCPLEYTMSLIGTKWKPIVLFHLLEGAERSGILQKKIPGISNKMFTQTVRELEKDGLLSRKIYPVVPPKVEYALTARGKSLELILKSLDQWGLDDKK, via the coding sequence ATGAATGCAAATTATTGCCCCTTAGAGTATACCATGAGTTTAATTGGTACAAAATGGAAACCAATTGTATTGTTTCATTTGCTAGAAGGAGCAGAACGATCGGGAATTTTGCAGAAGAAAATTCCTGGAATTTCTAACAAGATGTTTACGCAAACCGTTAGGGAATTGGAAAAAGACGGATTACTTTCAAGGAAAATATATCCTGTTGTACCGCCTAAGGTAGAATATGCTTTAACGGCTCGAGGAAAATCTTTAGAGCTTATTCTGAAAAGTTTAGATCAATGGGGTTTAGACGATAAAAAATAA
- a CDS encoding methyltransferase has translation MYENTFPNKRFEHTLNFLKKHVTTSQPILDLGVENPFSKIMTARGFKVKNTGGEDLDLDFSSVVSSDAEVVTAFEIFEHLIAPFNVLREIKADKLVASIPMRLWFSPAYQSKTDKWDRHYHEFEDWQFDWLLEKAGWKIVDRIKFTNPVNKIGFRPLLRKFTPRYYMVYAERI, from the coding sequence ATGTACGAAAACACGTTTCCAAATAAGCGATTTGAGCATACTTTAAACTTCTTAAAAAAACATGTGACCACTTCGCAGCCTATTCTGGATTTAGGTGTAGAAAACCCATTTTCGAAAATCATGACAGCACGTGGTTTTAAGGTAAAAAACACAGGCGGCGAAGATTTGGATCTCGACTTTTCCTCTGTGGTTTCTTCTGATGCAGAAGTAGTAACCGCTTTTGAAATATTTGAGCACCTTATAGCTCCATTCAATGTATTACGAGAGATAAAGGCCGATAAATTGGTTGCTAGTATTCCCATGCGATTATGGTTCTCCCCCGCCTACCAGAGTAAAACGGATAAATGGGACCGTCATTATCATGAATTTGAAGATTGGCAGTTCGATTGGCTTTTGGAAAAAGCAGGTTGGAAAATTGTAGACCGTATTAAATTTACGAATCCCGTAAATAAAATAGGCTTCAGACCTTTGCTTCGTAAGTTTACTCCTAGATATTATATGGTTTACGCAGAACGCATATAA
- a CDS encoding ABC transporter ATP-binding protein: MIEVNDIHKSFGESEILKGVTTQFEKGKTNLIIGQSGSGKTVFLKCLLGLFEPEEGSICYDGRTYSSLSGNEKRDLRQEMGMVFQGSALFDSMTVEGNVTFPLEMFTKQSKSEMQDRVDAVLKRVNLIDAHHKYPSEISGGMQKRVAIARAIVMNPKYLFCDEPNSGLDPKTAILIDNLIQEITEEYDITTVINTHDMNSVMEIGQKILFLKNGLKEWEGTNKEIFKTDNAAVTDFVYSSELFKKVRQMYIEERN, translated from the coding sequence ATGATAGAAGTAAATGACATACACAAATCATTCGGAGAATCTGAAATCTTAAAAGGAGTTACTACGCAATTTGAGAAGGGTAAAACCAATTTAATCATTGGCCAAAGTGGCTCGGGTAAAACGGTCTTTTTAAAATGTCTTTTGGGACTTTTTGAGCCTGAAGAGGGGTCTATCTGTTATGATGGACGAACCTATTCTAGTCTGTCAGGAAACGAGAAAAGAGATTTACGTCAAGAAATGGGAATGGTCTTCCAAGGAAGTGCCTTATTTGATTCTATGACTGTAGAAGGAAATGTAACCTTCCCCCTAGAGATGTTTACCAAGCAATCTAAGTCTGAAATGCAAGATAGAGTTGATGCCGTTTTAAAACGAGTGAACCTCATTGATGCACACCATAAATATCCTTCAGAAATTTCTGGAGGGATGCAAAAAAGAGTTGCTATTGCTAGGGCAATTGTAATGAACCCTAAATATTTGTTTTGTGATGAACCCAATTCTGGATTAGATCCTAAAACAGCCATTCTTATTGATAACCTTATTCAAGAGATTACAGAAGAGTATGATATTACTACAGTAATTAATACACATGATATGAATTCTGTAATGGAAATAGGCCAAAAAATTCTTTTTCTAAAAAATGGATTGAAAGAATGGGAAGGCACAAATAAAGAGATATTTAAAACCGATAACGCTGCCGTTACCGATTTTGTATATTCTTCTGAGTTATTTAAAAAAGTACGTCAAATGTATATTGAAGAACGTAATTAG
- a CDS encoding PhzF family phenazine biosynthesis protein yields MDPSKLITVQIINAFVANNKGGNPAGVVLNADHLSIKNKLEIAQKVGLSETAFVSSSKTEAFKLDFFTPTKQIAHCGHATVATFSYLKQLGLLQGTQSSKETIDGSRKIKIIGENAFMEQLAPKYSSLEKHEAAILKSIGLTRSDLLPNSSIQLVNTGNSFIIIPIKTTKLLKNLKPNLGLIKKISIELEAIGYYAFTPTASDLNSDASTRMFAPSYGISEEAATGMAAGPLASYLHDVMAIDKKIFRIAQGNFMEVPSPSLIIVDLNIEKGKITRLMAGGKGIVKEEIIVSISN; encoded by the coding sequence ATGGACCCATCAAAATTAATTACAGTACAAATCATTAATGCCTTTGTGGCCAATAACAAAGGAGGAAACCCCGCGGGAGTTGTTTTAAATGCAGACCATCTCTCTATAAAAAATAAGTTAGAAATAGCTCAAAAAGTGGGACTCTCCGAAACAGCATTTGTATCAAGTTCTAAAACGGAGGCTTTTAAGTTAGACTTTTTTACCCCCACAAAACAAATAGCCCATTGCGGACATGCAACCGTTGCAACCTTCTCTTACCTAAAACAGCTAGGCTTACTACAAGGGACTCAATCCTCCAAAGAAACCATTGATGGAAGCCGAAAAATAAAAATAATAGGAGAAAATGCTTTTATGGAACAACTAGCTCCAAAATATAGCTCACTAGAAAAACACGAAGCCGCTATATTAAAATCAATAGGTCTTACTAGATCAGATCTATTGCCTAATTCTTCAATTCAGCTAGTCAACACAGGTAATTCATTTATAATTATCCCTATTAAAACCACAAAACTTCTAAAAAACTTAAAACCCAACTTAGGACTCATTAAAAAAATTAGTATAGAACTAGAGGCTATAGGGTACTATGCGTTTACACCTACCGCATCAGACCTAAACAGTGATGCAAGCACTAGAATGTTCGCACCCAGCTATGGAATTTCAGAAGAGGCAGCTACAGGAATGGCTGCTGGGCCTTTAGCGAGCTATTTGCATGATGTTATGGCTATAGACAAAAAAATATTTAGGATTGCACAAGGGAATTTTATGGAAGTTCCTTCGCCTAGTTTAATTATTGTCGATTTGAATATTGAAAAAGGGAAAATAACACGACTGATGGCTGGCGGAAAGGGAATCGTCAAAGAAGAAATCATTGTTTCTATAAGCAATTAA
- a CDS encoding VOC family protein: protein MTTKKEYPKSFSHIGITVPDIKKAVTFYTEVMGWYIIMEPSTIKKEKDTAIGQMCIDVFGDDWETFEIAHLATSDGIGVELFSFPHGIKEAPEFNPFNTGLFHFCIQDPDIEGLVDKVIAHGGKQRMPIREYYPEDKPFKMCYVEDPFGIVFEIYTHSYELTYSSGAYTK from the coding sequence ATGACAACTAAAAAAGAATATCCAAAATCATTTTCCCATATTGGTATAACTGTTCCTGATATAAAAAAAGCTGTAACCTTTTATACGGAAGTAATGGGCTGGTATATCATCATGGAACCATCAACCATTAAAAAAGAAAAAGACACAGCTATCGGACAAATGTGTATAGATGTTTTTGGTGATGATTGGGAAACCTTTGAAATTGCCCATTTGGCCACATCAGATGGGATAGGAGTAGAATTATTTTCTTTCCCTCATGGGATAAAAGAAGCTCCTGAATTTAACCCCTTTAATACTGGTCTATTTCATTTCTGTATTCAAGACCCAGATATTGAAGGCCTAGTTGATAAAGTTATAGCACATGGCGGAAAACAAAGAATGCCTATCCGTGAGTATTACCCTGAAGACAAACCTTTTAAAATGTGCTATGTAGAAGATCCTTTTGGGATTGTATTTGAAATTTACACCCATAGCTACGAATTAACCTACTCTTCTGGTGCATATACTAAATAA
- the pafA gene encoding alkaline phosphatase PafA, protein MNYKNSAVSLFTAFMCFTSFTVLAQRKSKKDKEEKTVIAAPFVRPKLVVGIVVDQMRYDYLTRFYDQYGDGGFKRLMNDGFNCKNNHFNYAPTYTGPGHASVYTGTTPAMHGIIGNNWYDKELDKEVYCVSDANYTSVGTTSDAGQVSPFQNVVSTVTDELRLHTQMRGKVIGIALKDRGAVLPAGHTANAAYWFHGKDEGRWITSSFYRSDLPKWVLDFNASGKAVSYKKPWNTFKSIDTYLESGTDDNAYEGKFKGEMSTAFPHDIPALWEENGQFDILKATPSGNSLTADFAIAALDGESLGADAITDFLAVSFSSTDYVGHMYGVNSKEVEDTYINLDADLERLLNTLDKKVGEGEYTVFLTADHAAVDVPSYLKDQKIPAGYTDNNALKDKFTQFLKYTYGTEDIVKNISNGQVFLDYKIVKNLDLELREVEEQIANEFMTYGIYERVFTAEQMLENNYTHGIPYIIQNGYNPLRSGDVMLVLKPNYIQYGSTGSTHGSPYNYDTHVPLLFFGKGIKKGATVAPTEIPDIAPTISAMLGIAFPNGTTGKPIAEVLK, encoded by the coding sequence ATGAATTATAAGAATTCTGCTGTAAGCTTATTTACTGCATTTATGTGCTTTACAAGTTTTACAGTGCTAGCGCAACGCAAATCTAAAAAAGACAAAGAAGAAAAAACAGTAATAGCGGCTCCTTTTGTGAGGCCTAAATTAGTTGTGGGAATTGTTGTTGATCAAATGCGTTACGATTATTTAACCCGTTTTTATGATCAATATGGCGATGGCGGTTTTAAGCGCTTAATGAATGATGGTTTTAATTGTAAAAATAACCACTTCAATTATGCGCCTACCTATACCGGTCCTGGTCATGCTTCAGTATATACAGGTACTACGCCTGCCATGCACGGAATTATTGGTAATAATTGGTATGATAAGGAACTAGATAAAGAAGTTTATTGTGTTTCTGATGCAAATTACACTTCCGTAGGGACTACTTCAGATGCTGGTCAAGTATCTCCTTTTCAAAATGTAGTGAGTACAGTAACCGATGAATTGCGGTTGCATACACAAATGCGAGGTAAGGTAATAGGAATAGCACTTAAAGATAGAGGTGCAGTTTTACCTGCAGGACATACTGCAAATGCCGCGTATTGGTTTCATGGTAAAGATGAAGGACGCTGGATTACAAGTAGTTTTTATAGAAGTGATTTACCAAAATGGGTTTTAGATTTTAATGCCTCAGGGAAAGCAGTTTCGTATAAAAAACCATGGAATACTTTTAAGAGTATAGACACGTACTTAGAAAGTGGTACAGATGATAATGCCTATGAAGGGAAATTTAAAGGAGAAATGAGTACTGCTTTTCCACATGATATTCCTGCCCTTTGGGAAGAAAATGGTCAGTTTGACATTCTTAAAGCGACGCCTTCTGGGAATAGTTTAACAGCAGATTTTGCCATTGCAGCTTTAGATGGCGAAAGTTTAGGAGCAGATGCGATTACCGACTTTTTAGCCGTAAGTTTTTCAAGTACAGATTATGTAGGACATATGTATGGTGTTAATTCTAAGGAAGTAGAAGATACTTATATCAATTTGGATGCCGATTTAGAACGACTATTAAATACTTTGGATAAAAAAGTTGGCGAAGGAGAATATACAGTATTCTTAACGGCAGATCATGCAGCAGTAGATGTACCTTCTTATTTAAAAGATCAAAAAATACCTGCAGGATATACAGATAATAATGCTTTGAAGGATAAGTTTACGCAGTTTTTAAAATATACGTATGGTACTGAAGATATTGTTAAGAACATATCTAACGGTCAAGTATTTTTAGATTACAAGATTGTAAAAAATTTAGATTTAGAACTAAGAGAGGTAGAAGAACAAATTGCGAATGAATTCATGACGTATGGTATCTATGAGCGCGTGTTTACTGCGGAGCAAATGTTAGAAAATAACTATACACATGGCATTCCTTATATTATCCAGAATGGATATAACCCATTAAGATCAGGAGATGTGATGCTGGTATTGAAACCAAATTACATTCAATATGGGAGTACAGGATCTACGCATGGCTCTCCATATAATTATGATACACATGTTCCTTTACTGTTTTTTGGGAAAGGAATAAAAAAGGGAGCAACAGTAGCTCCTACTGAAATTCCAGATATAGCACCTACAATTTCAGCAATGTTAGGCATTGCGTTCCCTAATGGAACTACAGGTAAACCAATTGCGGAGGTTTTAAAATAA
- a CDS encoding sigma-70 family RNA polymerase sigma factor produces MKNEIHIIWADLNEELFAFMLSQLKDEELTKDLHQEVFIKVQTKIHQLKHTSKLTSWVYQIARNTIIDHFRKTTSKNISLENFDIPESDLDNFDYSNLSACINQKITSLSTTHKEVILLTAFQNYSQKELAEHLKLSYSGTKSRVQKAREILKNTILDCPNLEADSSGKLLDFEKNSE; encoded by the coding sequence TTGAAAAATGAAATACATATAATTTGGGCTGACCTTAATGAGGAGCTATTTGCATTTATGCTCTCGCAATTAAAAGATGAAGAACTTACAAAAGACCTACATCAAGAAGTTTTTATAAAAGTCCAAACAAAAATTCATCAATTAAAACACACTTCTAAACTTACGAGTTGGGTCTATCAAATTGCCAGGAATACTATTATTGATCATTTTCGTAAAACAACATCAAAAAACATCAGCTTAGAAAATTTTGACATTCCTGAAAGTGACCTTGATAATTTTGATTATTCAAATCTAAGCGCTTGTATCAATCAAAAAATAACATCACTTTCTACGACACACAAAGAAGTGATTCTCTTAACTGCTTTTCAAAACTACAGTCAGAAAGAACTAGCAGAACACTTGAAGCTATCGTATTCAGGAACAAAATCTAGAGTCCAAAAAGCTAGGGAAATACTTAAAAATACTATTTTAGATTGCCCGAATCTTGAAGCCGACAGTTCTGGGAAGTTGCTAGATTTTGAAAAAAACTCAGAGTAA
- a CDS encoding ABC transporter permease yields MNYLASIGSYFIMIREVFKKPTKWRIMKSLILKEIDELIYGSLGIIIFISFFIGGVVAIQTALNMTNPLIPRNLIGFATRQSVILEFAPTFTSIIMAGKVGSYITSSIGTMRVTEQIDALEVMGVNSLNYLVFPKIIALCLYPFAIAIAMYVGIFGGWIAGVFGGFSTSADFVEGIQLDFIPFHVTYSFIKTIIFAFIIATIPSFHGYYMKGGALEVGKASTTSFVWTSVVIIIVNYVLTQLLLG; encoded by the coding sequence ATGAACTACCTAGCATCAATTGGCAGTTATTTTATTATGATACGTGAGGTTTTTAAAAAACCTACAAAGTGGAGAATAATGAAATCGCTTATTCTTAAAGAGATAGATGAACTTATTTATGGCTCTTTAGGAATCATCATTTTTATATCGTTTTTTATTGGTGGCGTTGTTGCCATACAAACCGCCTTAAATATGACGAACCCATTAATCCCGAGAAACCTTATTGGCTTTGCTACGAGACAATCGGTTATTTTAGAATTCGCACCTACATTTACGTCTATTATTATGGCGGGTAAAGTAGGCTCATACATTACTTCTAGCATTGGTACCATGCGCGTAACGGAACAGATAGATGCTTTGGAAGTTATGGGCGTAAACTCTTTAAATTACTTGGTATTCCCTAAAATTATCGCACTATGCCTATATCCCTTTGCGATCGCTATAGCCATGTATGTGGGTATTTTTGGCGGATGGATTGCTGGTGTATTTGGCGGATTTAGTACAAGTGCTGATTTTGTGGAAGGTATTCAATTAGATTTTATTCCGTTCCATGTGACGTATTCCTTTATAAAAACCATAATTTTTGCATTTATCATTGCAACGATACCTTCTTTTCATGGGTATTACATGAAAGGCGGAGCTTTAGAAGTTGGTAAAGCAAGTACAACATCATTTGTATGGACGAGTGTTGTGATCATTATTGTAAATTATGTATTAACACAATTATTACTAGGATAA
- a CDS encoding glycosyltransferase family 2 protein codes for MKYYVVIPAHNEQDFLKGTLRSLVTQKLLPKKVIIVNDNSTDSTEAIIDTFSSEYPFITKLNTLSSTEHMPGSKVINAFTKGLHLLDDDYDFIVKLDADLILPSNYFSEIATVFKTNNTAGVVGGFVYEKNKLGEWQLNHPMHKKHVRGAFKAYSKACFKAIGGLKNAMGWDTVDELLAQYHGFDIITLEGLNVKHLRPTGNAYNKKAKQLQGKAMYRMHYGFIITCIASLKMAFKQQKLNAFFDNIRGYLNAKKQKTPFLVAPEEGKFIRNLRWQGIKKQLF; via the coding sequence ATGAAGTATTACGTAGTTATTCCTGCTCACAATGAACAAGACTTTTTAAAAGGAACGTTACGCTCTCTTGTAACGCAAAAACTCCTTCCTAAAAAAGTGATTATTGTCAATGATAATTCTACAGATTCTACAGAAGCGATTATCGATACTTTTAGTTCTGAATATCCTTTTATCACAAAATTGAATACCCTTTCGTCTACAGAACATATGCCAGGGAGTAAAGTAATTAATGCCTTTACTAAAGGTTTACACCTATTAGATGATGACTATGACTTTATCGTGAAATTAGATGCAGACCTTATACTCCCTTCAAACTATTTTTCTGAAATAGCCACAGTATTTAAAACAAACAATACTGCAGGTGTTGTAGGTGGGTTTGTTTATGAAAAAAACAAACTAGGTGAATGGCAGCTTAACCACCCGATGCACAAAAAACATGTGCGTGGAGCATTTAAAGCCTATTCTAAGGCATGCTTTAAAGCCATTGGGGGTCTTAAGAACGCAATGGGATGGGATACCGTAGATGAACTTCTAGCTCAGTATCATGGTTTTGACATAATTACCTTAGAAGGTTTAAATGTAAAACACTTACGCCCTACCGGTAATGCCTATAATAAAAAAGCAAAACAGCTTCAAGGGAAAGCTATGTATAGGATGCATTATGGCTTTATAATTACATGTATTGCCTCCTTAAAAATGGCGTTTAAACAACAAAAACTAAATGCCTTTTTTGATAATATAAGGGGATACCTAAATGCGAAAAAGCAAAAAACCCCCTTCTTGGTAGCACCAGAAGAGGGTAAGTTTATTCGTAATTTGCGATGGCAAGGAATTAAAAAACAATTATTTTAA
- a CDS encoding response regulator transcription factor, translated as MQSNVLKIMIIDNDKQFHEGYRYFFETYTDYRLAGIYTSVNNALQEFNTVMPDIIVSEVAIPDLNGIDAIHYFRKLKADIKVIMLSADSDFEQVKKAFKNQANGYLTKPLTNARLHHALDSIKFEGAAMSHDIASKLISMFQSKTYDSFSKRENQIIEYLCQGSTYKMIAEKLFITASAVNFHIQNIYVKLNVNSKSEALVKLRELELKEAC; from the coding sequence ATGCAATCAAATGTTCTAAAAATTATGATCATTGATAACGACAAACAATTTCATGAAGGTTATCGTTATTTCTTTGAAACCTATACAGATTATAGACTTGCAGGTATTTATACTTCGGTAAATAATGCCCTACAAGAATTTAATACTGTAATGCCCGATATTATTGTATCAGAAGTAGCAATTCCAGACTTAAATGGTATAGATGCGATACATTATTTTAGAAAATTAAAAGCAGATATAAAAGTTATTATGTTAAGTGCTGATAGTGATTTTGAACAAGTTAAAAAAGCATTTAAAAATCAAGCGAATGGCTATTTAACCAAACCCCTTACAAACGCAAGGCTACACCATGCTTTAGATTCTATAAAATTTGAAGGTGCAGCAATGAGCCATGATATTGCTTCAAAATTAATTTCTATGTTTCAAAGTAAAACATACGATTCATTTTCAAAAAGAGAAAATCAGATTATAGAATACTTATGTCAAGGGAGTACCTATAAAATGATTGCTGAAAAATTATTTATTACTGCTAGTGCGGTAAACTTCCATATCCAAAATATTTATGTGAAGCTTAATGTAAATTCTAAATCTGAAGCTTTAGTGAAGCTTAGAGAGCTAGAATTGAAAGAAGCTTGCTAA